The Dreissena polymorpha isolate Duluth1 chromosome 2, UMN_Dpol_1.0, whole genome shotgun sequence nucleotide sequence atcccaagaaactaggtttctcatgagagcctaggttctcatgaaaacccaggttctcatgagaaactaggttttcatgaaaacctaggttctcatgaggaactaggtttatgaaatcccaagtaaccaggtttttcatgagcacctaggttctcatgagaaactaggtttttcatgagaacctatgctttcatgagaacctaggttctcatttaaaAACCTGAGTTTACGCTAGAGAACAcgaggtttttcatgagaacctatatAGGTTCTCATAGAAACATacaacttaggttctcatgagaaactaggttttcatgagaacctaggttctcattctgagaacttaagttctcgtttgatatccaaggttttcacaagaacctaggttctcgacagcttttcgcgtcgttctctctgATAACCTAGATTTTCGtgagaacccaagatttcatttgggaaccatagttctcatgagaactatgagttctcattctgagaacctaggttctcatgacaaacctagtttcttgggattatgcgtcgaaccgcttgccataatggatgatcgagtggtctaggcgggagaatttttactccaggactccaggggtcagtggttcgagccctgttgagaatcatttttttcctttttttaaattgtattcttgtttgtttttttactggagattggtagttcaaatgttaaaatttatcaatataaagcatttaatgacaagcttcaatacatgccaaaatcagttggacggcccctttaaattgtattctgttgttttttttactggagatttttaattcaaatgtttaaatttatcaatataaagcatttaatgacacgcttcaatacatgcaaaaatctgttggacggctcCTTTAAGTTCAATTAATGATTCATCAGCTTCGTACGTCAAAGTACGAACAAACAAGTAATAAATCATAACATTTAACAGGATGTGAATGCACTATGGGTGTATATAAAGAAGAAATAAGTTACCGCTAAGCTCATTCTTAACATAAAACTGAAATGATTGTTACAACACTGTTGATCGTGGTAGTTCTCTTTTCCGGTGCATCAGTGAGCTTAATTGATTTCTTCGACATCAACCATACATTATTGTTTGGTCTCGGTTTCTGAGGAATGTTGACGTAATTGTTTATTAGCGATTAAATTAATTGACGTCTACACGTGTTGATGTCGCATTTTTTCTATTAAACTTAAGTTTGTATTTGAAGATGGTTTTATCTTAAGATACATGGATATTTGTTTAAGTGCATTTACTAGTTTAACATCAGCATAGTGCCTTTTATATGAATAAACAGacagttttgtttaatattattcattaatattattaaagttaaaatgtCGTTGCATTCATCAGTAATGTGATATTGTCTGTGTTTTAACTTCCTAAGGCGATCCTGGTGCCAGGAAGTGGAGCTCTGACCGGATATTGCATCACGTCGGAACATTGCAAGGCCAACGAATGCTGTGTTAGCTTCGACCAACTGAGAGGCAGGAGGGATGCGGGCTATCTGTCCCCGGAACTAAAACAAATCGTGAAGGGGAAATGTGAGCCTCTGGGACGGCGGGGCGCCAGTAAGATTTACTTACTATTACATATTAATTGATTGATCGTTGAATTGATTGATTGCTTGTgtgtttgattgattgattgattgattgattgattgattgattgattgattgattgattgattgattgattgattgattgattgattgattgattgattgattgattgattgattgattgattgattgattgattgattggttgattgattgattgattgattgattgattgattgattgatttgtcttattttaagtaataataacatataagtAATTTCTTGAAAAATAGTGCTTTGCGATTTTTCACATTTGTAATATGTGTAAATCTTCATGCGTATTTTATATGAATGGTCGTTTTTCAGCCTGCTATGTGACACCACTGGCACAAGAAACAGGTCGGTACTACAACGCATGTCCATGTTCTAAAGGCCTATATTGTAGAGAAACTACAATCCCCCCTACCGTTCCTTTAGGGCCGCAGGGTAAGCGTTTCAGAATAAActgcatatgtatgtatatattttacttgTTATGGTTGTGACATAGATTACGGATAACGGCGGGCGGCGAACGTACGTATAAATCACAATTTCGGGTGGACGGTCGGTCGGTGGTTATTAACAAGCCATATCGCTCCCTTAAATGTGAGATTAACATGCTTACCAACATAACACTTCTTACATTTTGATTTACCAAATTTGTGACAAACTGAAAagtatttatattcatttaagtgTTTACAAAAGTTTATTTCTGCtctatgttaaataattatataacccTCGTAAAAATCTTGAATTAGTTTAAATTAAGGTTAAAAAACGAAAAATTATGTCTGGTTGTATCACTGCAATTTATTACATCGTTATCATCAATACGAGTTTGTGTTAATAACCATTTCATCAATAAttgttggtttgtttttttacttatcTAGGCAAATGCACTGCCAACAAGGGGTGATACAAGAGATACGGGTTTTCGAAGCAAGGTACATAACAAGTGCAAAGGAATATGAGATGTCATTGAATGTGTTAAATAAACAGAGGATATCAGAACAACTTTTTTGTTTAGTATGATTGACAAGACATGTATTAAACGTTTGAAGGGGTGGGATCTCCGgacttatatacatttcagtaATGAATTTCGCACAACCAGGCTAGTGGAGCTTCCTCTGTGTACTCCAAGTTTATATACAGTACAAAACCACaccagaattaaaaaaaatgtattcaggAAAAAATgaacatctataaataaaaatgtacaattTCACTGAACAACTGGTGTCTAAACTTAACTATGCGAGGTTAGTGGAGCTAATATCGGGTCCTCGCGTAATGCAGTGTCGAAGCGGAGGAACCCCATAGAATGTGTCTTCAGCGTCGTCTTGAATGACAATTAACATTTGCTGAACAAACGAAAGATTAACGTTCATGTCGCACATGTTTGCTGCGTTCACATATCATACAGGAAACCTAGTCCATTTGCGAAAATGCTCGCCTTTCTTTCAGTCTCACACATGACTTACGCTTATagaaaatgctttaaatacaagcATAAACCTCCAAACAGGGTTTCTCCTTATTGTTTTCTCCTTACCTAAACAGACTCTCGAACAGTTTAGTTTATAAGCAGGTATCGCATGTTTCAGGAACTGAATCTAAACAAAGCATGTATATAGTctataatcattaaaatatataaataattttactttttaaatataacaataattatactttCGAAGGAGCACACATTATACATTCGAATCACACTCACAAAATCAGGTATCGAAACAGTACcggataatacatataattaatatgaATGCAACATCTGTATCATCATAtacaatacatgttcaaatataacatatcacatgatgtcatattgtattcaatatgcattttaaactataaaacaaatacattgaatgaattatacattattattggtATAGCAATTGCGATTCTTGAGTGCTTCTGAAATTAACTTCCCTAACTTaagcatttcatttttattttctgtagtttataatatcaaagacctgttatctataggtctttgcataTGGGTATGAAAAAGTACATATATTTAGCTAATCTTATTATAGAGTGCAGAGCTTAATTCACTGCACTTTTACATACCAAACCACTCGACCATAAACCCAGGTAAATACCACAACCATACCCATTTTATTGAATTTGACATGTCAAGGGATGCGTAAACTTTGTCTTCCAATgggtaattaatttatttcataattttgattctataatttattttatatttatttttttttaatttaggcaTCCCTCCATGATGGGTGAACGAAGATAAAAGTTATTTTACAAtagttaacaagaaatatcttaaaaaaagatatacgacGTTGATAGTTTAATAAATGAAATCAAGGATAGCGAaggtctttttctgtgcagttcttagctgcatcacacgcaactacatgttacgcggagtttttgcggcttattttacattattacatattgctggtcataaacctatagatacaaaacagaaaaccaaaagaagaatggaagtgaaagtAAAACAtgtgagtcaaccggccacacgcgaagtatccgtttTTATAggcgaacaaacctgttttagtggtttgtcgggcattgctatttgatttgattattaacagtatcgaaaatcatcgcgctcatgcttaatacattagtcaatgtggtggaataattattgataaattaatcaaaaataatagttatcattgtattgttgaaaacacattaagaatctattttTTGACATactataattatattgctgaataaatTCATTTCACATATTTCTGgtgtaaagaaaattccaggtcacctagttcacggatagcgtctttattatgttacgattattttactggccgcgaactccggtgatgatataaactctgacattcacacactggccgcgaattgacccgatacctcgcgggttgaaatgcaatgcattataAAAGTGAGGCcttgcttccactgctctttaacatgttgacaggaatatggagaAATATGAGGGCATAGcctaaacgcttttgcgctggtaattctctgaaaataaaaggtgcacgcacaaactgtattgatgtcgagaattgagtgtaaaactgttctatctattaagccttttcattagagataaaattgtttcaagcagtaaaacagtgttacaaagacgcggatatgtttccaatgttctggtggtatactcaaatcagccaatggaataaatgaagtgtattcattcgtacctagccgcgggaaattttattggacacttacaaaggccaggtaaggtgaaaagctggcttactACAGCTGTGTCGAAAAAAAGGTTGGTAACTGTATTGTAACCTTACTTTGCCTGATTTGCTAATGTAACGACTAAAAATTACCTCTGTTAACACAAAACATGGCTGCGCCCATGAgaaaaattgtttacattatcAAAACACTGAATAACGTCAAATGTAGCAAACTGCTTACGGTATCAATCAATGAAATATCGTTCCCATATCCAAGCTACACATTTTCATGCCGAAAAATATATTGTCAGCGACTTCTGGTTCAATGCAATAAACTCAGCGATGTCGATATGAAGAAAATGATGGACAATTTAAAGGACAAATTTGCAGATGCCCGGGAGCTTTTAGCTGACGCTGTAATGAACactatatgttatttaaaatgtatacttACTGACTATATTACGAATGTGAGACTTACCTGAGATACTACATTTGCGATATCTTTGTTTAAGGCTTTATTCATCAAATGCCTATACTGAATCCTGGACAATCGCTCCCATGGACAATCGCTCTTACGCttattttgacaaggcggacagtagctcctacataattttgacaacccggacagtcgcttcTACGTTTTTTGACAACCCGGTTAATCGCTCCTACATAGGCTTACCACGTTTGAAGTCCATGTTGGAAGTGACTTTGAAGGTGTGGAACATTACTATATATACAGTGTGTTTTCGCagtttgctaaattacatttaaagagtCGACAAACTGTaaccttttttgttaattagtcaattaattaattaaaatcacattgatcggctcatgttgaatCGGCTTACTGTTAGGTGTTAAATTTGATTGTCGGCTAATTAAAGGGGCATCTTATTGTAGGAAACAATGGCCCAggtgtcaaaataatgtaggagcgactgtctgtaatgtcaaaataatgtaggagtgacTGTCCGGATTGTCAAAAGTACGTgtgggagcgattgtccgggtacTGCCTTTACTCTGTATTCTTTACTCTCGTATCGGTCCTCTTCTTAGTATCtagcctttaaaaaaaaacttcaagaagtgctggaaagttaaacaaaaaattcaatttatttgatggttatccatgactattacgacaAGCATTCTCATGATTTCTGGTTTTCGTTGGAAAGTAGGTAATGTTTATTCCAAGGTGATGCGATGATTtttaattacgtaacacacaattatgttagtttgtatATGGATTAATAGAATCTTTATCAAATGgtttatatgccgcttattttttaataaaatgtaaaaatattttaagaacaacgtGAGCAAGAGTTTCTTTTTTTCCATGAAGTTACTTTTTTaaaacaagcacatgcgcatagtacCAAATCTAAGGAAAAACCAATCAGAAGGGTGGATACATACTATGAgacaattgtacatgaaacaggGAGCTGAGTacagccagtattttgtcaaaacaatgttGATTAAAAAACAGTTTTCGTTTTTATttccaagaatacacattaaaCTATAGATCGACATAcaacacatgcgtgtttttgtatgtATTCACTTCCATAATtagtatgtattcattaagagggccgatacaaCGGATAGACATGCTAGTCTTTTAATGTTATGTTGGATCATGTTTTTCATTAAAGTgacaaatttaatattaaatgtaaaaatcatTATTCATAAATTCATTGATGTGAACTTGAAGATTaccattttcttgtttgtttaaggTTAGTTCTTTTATAACACGTTAAGATACCTTAGCATAAGCTTATATTGATGGTATGCATAAATCTGGAACACTTTTATTCCAGCTTCTTCATCCTTACATCACAGAATCATTACCATAATTTTGAACTCCTGTGATAAACTTAGCAGTAACAATTACATTTTGGATGCATGTACAACTTAATAGACTCTTGATTTTAATTGATTGTGGAAAACTATCTCACTCTGTGAGTATTCAGGTAATTCGTCATTTCAATTTGTCTGAttgaaattaattttataataaacacaATCATCAGCCGATTTGTGTATGCTTTAAATCTTAGGTTAAAACAAGATTTTAGAAGAAATAATTGTGGCCTGTAGATGAACATATTAATAGATGATGTAAATGTGACAAATGGAATTAAATGCATGTTATCAGTTAACTTTTGCTTTTGTTATAcacttttgttttttttgtaaaatttaaaaattaaacgagactAACCTTGGTATGAGGATATAGAATTATGGAGGGATTAAATGAGATGTGTGCGCATGCGCAATCAGTCTTTAAAGCTCTTTTTTGCCAGTATTTCTACTTTCTTGCAAACTGAATCGAAGATTAAACTCtgtcgggaggggggggggcatttaaTCCCTCCATAATTCTATATCCTCATAGAATTACAATCAAACAACGACTTAAAcaaggtaagtctcgtttaatttttaaattctatttcgCTTATTAGAATTGCTACGGTATTAAATGagattttaaagcaaataatGGCAAAAAAACATACCTTAACACTTCAAGACAGTTTTGTCAAATGTGTCTTCCTTGATCATCTATTTTATTGTTGAACTTTGCAAATGTACTCTGATTTGACCAACCAGCTTAACTTAAAATTTCCTTGATTGGAACTCCACGGAGATTTGCCTTTGATACAACTGCACTTCGTGAACTATGTGGTGTAAACGTATCACTAACACCAGCCCGAATCATTACTGTCTTTATCCATCTAGCAATCGTGTCTCTGTGCACAGGCTTAAATGGTTTGATAAAGCTGATCAACAATGCACTTTCAGTTTTTCTTCTTAACATTTTAGTCCTACACTAATACTTCTTTAAAACTGTGTAAACACAAAGCCTCCTATCAGGAGGGTAAGCCTTCAAATGGAACAACGAACAAACAAAACCATGTCTAGGTTTATATATCATGTTCTTAtctgaaaaaatgaaaatttacgaTAATTCAAACTTTCTGGTTTTCACTTGATAAATGATTCTTGGTTAATGAGACTTGTCTCAAAATTCAAGTCCAACATCTCATTTATTACCATCCTTTTGTGTATAAACAAAAATTGGCTCATTATTGCATTTTGGCGATTATATTATCTAATGCCTTTGTATTCCATACTCTTTTTTTTCAGAGAGAAAACAAAGGAACAGTTTATTTTTCTGAAGATTTAAAAGATGCCCAAGAAGCAGTGAAGACTACTCTTGAGGAATACCAAAAGCTACTGATGAAATTGTCAGATCAACAAAAGCATGATGTGATTTCTACTCTAGGACTTCGAATGGAAGAACTGAAAGCTCAGCAGTCTGCTATTGAAGAAGAAGTGGCAGAACACCACTGATTGCTTAATGCAGAGTTGCTGTGTTTGTAAACTTTGTAATCTAAAAGCTAATTATGAAAGATTCTTGTTGAACTAAATCTATTCTAAATCTATTCTTTCAGCATTCTTGCTGTTAAGGAACTTTTTATATTAAAGGGAATTGTTaacagatttttgtatttttaccaatgccttaaaatgaatttatttacaaaacttaaatattatgaatagttttaaataatgtttataacaAGGAAAAATATGGGAAAACTGCCTTCCCTGGCGCTCTAACCCAGGACTACCAGTACTCGAGCAAACCTAAGGCTTTTTTATAATCTATGACCATTTTTTAATAGAATTTCCTTCAAGCCAAATTGAAGTTTGAAGTCCCTTTCAATTTTCCAACATTATGTCAGcatacactactacttctactattctTACTTTTTGGATGGACACTAATATATTTGAAACTGTTAAGCtttaatttataatgttaaaaaatataagtaccactttaatttaatatttttatagtgCCATTAATGCTTTACTATACCAGGTAAAGAACCCTTCCATAATGCCAAACATGTCTATTTgtcaaattttaatatataagCAGGTGTTAAGCTCATAGCAGCATAAGAACTGAGAAACCAAGATGTCAATTGTGAAAAAAGGTGGTTTATTAAACTTAAAGATATGTATAACATGTTTACATGTACGTAAATAATGTATTTCAAATACTAGTTTGtgtgaacatattttaaattatgtagaaataatacaataaaacataacacAGTAAAGAACAAGACAAATAAACTATAACATGGATATCATTAAAAACCAGTCATTCATTTGAAACACTTGTCCATTAGGCACATCAGAACAGAACAGTACTTTATttcacataaactttacagtttctagtgtttatcaaattgataaaaaaaatggtgttttttctgaaatgtaaacaaaaagttATCAAAGTATAGAAACCTACCCATGCTAACATTTGTCTTCAGCTGTAAAGGCACttaaatgttttatcattttttatttacagatCTGAGAATTTAATTAGGTTAATATAAGTGTATCTTTTAagtcttaaagggactgtcaaccacgatgaCGAAGAAAATTAAAGTtgtaaaaataacttattttttaccatgattaatttatattgattaaaatatcacgactggtatattacattacttgaaaaacggttgttaagttttcatattttcagtgtattcggtaataaattttactgggtatgtctaacAGGTAACTAcaaattaactataaataacgccagtagattgatcatcaccgccacgtggtaaacccaggaatgcatattgtggattgtatatattttatatataaaaatgatcaatctacttgcgttatttatagtgtgtatatcgttatgtgacctattttcgcgatgtactttcgatttcacagcacgaaattttattaccaaatatactgaaactatgaactttttttcaagtaatgtaatataccagtcgtgaaatgtttatcaatataaactaataattgttaaaaaatacaatattttagaacttttcttttttcgtcattcgtgattgacagtccctttaatatttACTAGCATATTACAAAAACATGTACTTTGCTATTTGAATATGATTTCCATTATTTTATAATCACAAACGTTTTGTGTGTAAACACTGTCAAGACAGATATCATATTATTAGCTATATTATCTTATCagttcagggctcaacattaacctaaaaaccaacttgccctgccgggcaagtacttagaaaatctacttgcccttagaacgtaaagccacttgcccaaacatgaaatatcacattaactgtcaacctcatattttttaataaagatcaaaatgatacaccacaaaaccttttttatttttgtacatttaacaaaattattacagcaattaaagtctaaataaatgctctttgttctttttgcacttgcccgggaggacaacttattataaaataacttgcccggacccaacttttacttgtcAGGGGCAATAGGAcgactgttaatgttgagccctgcagtTGTTTACTATTatgaaaatatgaacacataacaattttaataattagtCACATCACATCTTGgctgtacatgtatatcagtcaTACTGGAAATATCAAATAATCATGCAGTAAATAGCAAATGGTAGTTCTAATTAAATTGACATAAGTTAACCATTAAACagattggattaatttatttttgtggtGAATGGTTGTATCACGGTCACCAATACCAGGAGTGTTTTAAGTGTTGTTTTGGGTTTGTTCATATGAACAGATGTATCATACAGATGAACATATTGGtacagaaaaaaatgtattgaacacatgattattgttttatattaactATCAAATAAAGATTGTTGATCATAAAGGTCCAGGTTCAAAGTATGCAACATTATGTAAATGCATTGTTACAATTGATATGTATACATACTAAAACTATAGCTCTTGCAAAACTTATTATCACACTAAGGAATTTTATAAGAATCAATACACCTCTATACTTTACCTTGTGTTGAAGGTTACATTATGCTAAATAATTGAAATTTGCTATGttatactctctaaaaaaaatcatcatgatTTACAAGAAGACATTCATGACACTTGTTATGGTACCAGTATTCTTTTCTCTACCTGTGTGCAGGGAACAAAATTTATGTTTTCTAAGAAAGAACTGTCATGTTTAAGATTGGAGAATACAGCACTGAAGTGGAAACTTGTGccaaataaatattaatacatataaatgtattcccttttttgtatatacatatataaaggaTTGTTATTTAATTGATCACTTTCCAAGCAAAGATAATTAATTACTAAACAATACATAATGTTATATAATCTATCACAAATTTTTCTTACAGATATTGCATATTAAATTGATACAAACATGtataaaaaatagcaaaattataaatttaccggtataatacaatatataattaataataaatacaacaaGTATTCTTAAAAACATtgtaatgtaaatatatcaataaatggAACAGTAAGAGATTGTATGTGGATTTAAAAcagtttcttaaccctttcccacttagatatgtattttgacacatttgtagttcctgagaaagttaaatttaatcgaagacctttcttaatagattcaagttttaaggcttaatttccaacccttagatactgatgagcagcaaacagcgtaaaacctgaacagactgcgagttactcacatagccattttcactttgtttctgagtgggaaagggttaaggttcTCTAAGGAATGTTGTCAATGTTAGTTTGAAGTGTTAGCTGTATGCAGGTAGGTCAATGTTTCCAGCCCACTTCATGTCCGTCTGCCATTTGAGGTTCCAGAAACCCTCGAAACTGTGAACCATCTGCCCTCCACCTCGCACCATAGCCTTCCGCGACACGAGCCTCAATGACAAATATGTCTTGCTgaagatgattttttttcaagattataACAGGCAGAAAGATTAAATGTCAGAAGTCAAGACTACATAATGCAAAACCGTGCTGAAATTCCATGTAAATGTATGACAACTGACAATTATCCTTGTGCTGCTAATAAATTCTCTTCTGCAGATGCAGTgacgttttgtttttaattgtttaaaatgaaacaaattaattaaaaactttACTGTATTAATATTGTGCAAGAATTATCCATGTAAAAATCAACCTCGGATGTAATAAAAAGTTctggtctaagctgtttgcctaTGAATACAAGGCATATCACAGGATGGGACATATTGCCCTGAACAATATgctttgtttaaacatattttatttcaaaaacaatcatattatatacaaaGTATGCATACATAGTTACAATTGATTTACATGTCCTGAAAATGGATAAGAACGAAAGACCAAGTCTTGTATAGTTCTTCTTCGTACGAACAATGTGCTTGCGAGGGGGCAGTACATTTACAATGGTAGTTTCATCGCTGAGGTAAATTCATGACCTTCACTGTgcaattatgaccttgacctttcacctcggGAAATAAGCATTAAACGCATCAATTCCTACGTTCATCATAGGATTAATAATCCGAATTTGACCTTGaattgttaccttgacctttccccaagGAACAACACAGTTAAATGCAAAGTATTGTCTGGTCATTGGgaataataaacaaagattataTTGAAATCCTCTCATGCATGTAAAGATTAAAGAGGAAAATTACTCAAGACAAATGGACTCAAGCACCCTACCATTTCAAggaataacacattttatttactCTAGCAACTTACTGGTAGCCAATGAATATTAATCCAAGTTGCATTGTCCAGTATTTTGTTGACCACTGTGAGGGCATGCTCATTCTTCTGTTTCTCGGCTAAAAGCATATATTACCATTTggtaataacaacaaaaatatttgtcttatatTTAAAGCAAACACATTAAAAATTCTTGGTTATCCTTCAAAGCATGACTACCAAGCTGTACAAAAGTTTGATTTTGGGCTAGAAGTCACAAAGCTTCGATCGTTTTCCTGTAAAACAACAATAACTCGAGACTGCATGAAATTGTGATAATACTTAAATTAGTCTGCTCAGGGAAAACCTGActgaatgcatgtacataaaatgttgtcccagattagaatgtgcagtgcAATTTTTCATTGAAAGAAAGTCTGTGCTAAGctcaggtttatctgggacaacaatttaagcatatgcattaaggcTGGTTTTCCCAAAGACCTGctaaatttaaatacaatacatatactTTATAGTATCATGAGAAGTTTGTGAACATGGTTCAggtaaaatgtcataaaaaatcACCCAAACAGACAATAAAATACCCTTGCATTTTTACGTACTAAAACAGATAGTTCTTTTAAGCTGGCttaaaatgcatatatatatatatatatacattttgtggCCCACTTTTTCTTGCCCATGAACTTGTAACATTATCATAGTCATGACTCACTCTGGTCTCAGTGACGATTATCAttatactatttttattatttcttgtgtcaacatttaactcaatacggtagtatgaaatatatataaatcttaTGACATCCATGTTTCTGTGACTATTACATTACGTACTACAATGATTGACCTCTCAGCACTGAGTTGACTAATAATGGTTAACATTTTCAAGTTATATAGCACATAGTTACTTCATCACATGGATGAATAGAACAGTGAGCTCATTTTCAAGTTATAAATAGCACATAGTTACTTCATCACATGGATGAATAGAACAGTGAGCTATTGTAATTGAGTAGTAAAGTAATGATAATGAAAAACTTCTTTcatacgttttttttataattttatttgtcatttttttctCACAAGTTTTTAACTAGTgcaaataaatgaatataaatcaaCATAGAATCATATGCTACTTTTATCTCATAATATGTGTTACAATATAATTCTGTTACTATA carries:
- the LOC127868980 gene encoding astakine-like, whose amino-acid sequence is MIVTTLLIVVVLFSGASAILVPGSGALTGYCITSEHCKANECCVSFDQLRGRRDAGYLSPELKQIVKGKCEPLGRRGATCYVTPLAQETGRYYNACPCSKGLYCRETTIPPTVPLGPQGKCTANKG
- the LOC127868979 gene encoding uncharacterized protein LOC127868979, encoding MAAPMRKIVYIIKTLNNVKCSKLLTVSINEISFPYPSYTFSCRKIYCQRLLVQCNKLSDVDMKKMMDNLKDKFADARELLADARENKGTVYFSEDLKDAQEAVKTTLEEYQKLLMKLSDQQKHDVISTLGLRMEELKAQQSAIEEEVAEHH